From Clostridium sp. SY8519:
CCATCCGGATTATGTGGAGAAATTGAAAATACCGGAAAAAGAGTATGGACTGCGCATGTGGTATATGCATGAGCAGAAAATATGTACATTGATCGATGTGGATGAACTGAGAAAAAGGATAAAGATAAAAAATTATACGGATAATATTTTGTTTCAGGCCTTTGGGAACAATACACAGCCGTCTTTTGAAGATTATGAAGCCTTTCTGGAATCGCGCTGTTTTCCCAAAAGCCGTGATAAAATGAAACTGATTCTGAGAGATCTGGATCTGCCGTTTTATGATCCGTTTATGATCATTCAGAAGACAGAGGGAAGAATGGCAGAAGACCATTTCTGGATTCGGATCGAGAGGTGAAGGGGCTATGATTGAACTGTTTGAACAAAATGAACGTACGGCAGACAGACAGTCCTCGAAAGGAAATCAGCTGAAATGGGAGAAGGATGGGATCTGGTATAAAGCAGACAGCGCTGGTTATGAAGGCCTTGCAGAGTATATGGTGTCACATTTGCTGGAGTTTTCTTCGCTGGAAAAAAATGAGTTTGTCCGATACGATTATGAGCAGATAAAATATAAAAATGTTGTTTATAATGGAGCAAAAAGCAGAAGCTTTTTACAGAATGATTGGCAGATTATAACTCTGGAACGTTTATTTCGGGATTTTTTTCAAAAAAGTCTGTATGAATCTATATGGGAAATTCGGACATCTGCAGAAAAACGTTTTGCATACTTGGTCATGCAAGTGGAGCGTATGACGGGATTGAAAAAGTTTGGAGCGTATTTAAATAAATTAATGACAATTGATGCAGTGTTTGTAAATGAAGATCGTCACATGCACAATATAGCTGTTCTGATGAATCAGAAGGGAGAATTTGCATATTGTCCGATCTTTGATAATGGAGCCGGCCTGCTGTCAGATACAAGTATGGATTATCCTTTGGAAATGGATATTTTTGAGGCGCTTTCAGAGGTAAGAGCAAAAACATTCAGCAGCAGTTTTGAAGAACAGCTGGATATTTCGGAAAAGATTTATGGCATGAATCTGTATTTTTATTTCAAAAAGAAGGATGTGAAACAACTGCTGCTTGAAATGCCGGGGTATTCAGAGCAGGAAAAAAACAGAGTCGGTGATATTATATTTGAGCAGATGAGAAAATATGAATATCTTTTTAAAAACTGACTGAAAAGATTGCCTGCATGTATTATTCGTTTTTTCCACACGAGACCCCGCGCCGTTCTCTGACAGGGCAGGCTGCAGAGATTCTGGCCGCCCCTGCCTTTTGGTTTTGATAAAATCATGATATTATTCTGATAACAAAGGTAAGCATTATGATTAACATCCGGTCTGTTTCTGATCTCAGGAATAAGTTTCCGGAGACAGAAGAAATTGGATGAGGCTGATGCCGCCGCAGGAGAATCTGATGTCCGCTATACCGGCTCCGAAGTCTTCAGCAGAGTAAGGAGCAGAATCAATGCAGCAAAAAACGTATAAGCTTTCTGTTCTGCCTCTGTTTGAGGAAGATCTGAACGAAATCGTCGATTACATTACAAATAAACTCCAGAACTTTGATGCGGCACTCCGTCTGGTGGAAGACATCGAAATCGCTATTAACACGCGCCTGAAAACACCGTTCGCGTTTGCACCATTCCCGTCTGCAAAAAAACGGACTCATCCTTATTACAGGATCAACGTAAGAAACAAGTGTTGGAACGATCCTCGGATATAGAAATCTATGGTTATATTCAAGGTCCTCACTGCGGATGGGCTGTAAGAGAATAAACGAGGATTTGAGTGAATATCCGATTTCGCCAAGTGGGGATTTACGCTATTCTTCTGGTAGAAAGGTGGTAGAGTGATGAGTGGAATAATATGTTTCCATAATCCTGAGGAAGAGAACGGGTATCTCAGCAACTGGTATCCGTCACAATTCATCTATGCAGATCAGCAGTTTTCTTCCATGGAGCAGTACATGATGTA
This genomic window contains:
- a CDS encoding type II toxin-antitoxin system MqsA family antitoxin — encoded protein: MKNIDFAVPEYVTGSDIKRVRELLELTQKNFAAFIGVSKATIERWETKEDRITGPVVVLLGILENHPDYVEKLKIPEKEYGLRMWYMHEQKICTLIDVDELRKRIKIKNYTDNILFQAFGNNTQPSFEDYEAFLESRCFPKSRDKMKLILRDLDLPFYDPFMIIQKTEGRMAEDHFWIRIER